The Rhopalosiphum maidis isolate BTI-1 chromosome 2, ASM367621v3, whole genome shotgun sequence genome segment ATAcgtcttataataaattatggaactatttaaataaatagttaaaatgaatagttttttatttagttagttttgagtttgttataatattagttataactaaaatatacaatataatatttacagtaatttttttttagtttgattatttataaatatttttcatatgattTAAAGAGAGATATAGGGGGGTGTGAGGGCGTAGCCCCCATTGCTCAGTAACGTTTAACAAGTGATGGGGAcgctctttttttaaaagtaacaaaGTCCCCCTACTTAAATTTTTCCAAGTCGAGCActggttaaatttaaatctattaatatatgttgttATGATAAGGATCTTTTCATCCATTAgttcattttgaaaattagtcacaatattttttattattatataataaaaatgtacattaaaacattgaatagtaataaataagttaatattgtaCGTAAATCAATGTAAATACTTAGTTTGTTATATCACGTAAGACAGGCATACTTACACAAatgtaagaataatatttaaatgtatttactttatttaaagtacatattttttttaaggttcATTGTTAGTTGCTGCTGCAAAATTTGGCGGCCATGTAATTGGAACAGATATTGACTTCTTAATGCTACATGGGCGTACAAGGCCTACAAGAAAGCAGACaagagtaataaatatttaacattatatatttttacatgatttttaattagattttatgagtttagtattattaaatagtcatTTGTTTCTTGTGcctaatttaaatcttttctatttatgtaatatgacTATAACTAACatcttttatgtatatttagaaatgggttttttaatttttcaaattctcaAACTGTTAGAAatccaataaaaatttaagttttaatagtggaaccatttataaagtttactttatataagtatgaaaacgaattcaatttttttgttctacTGTTTTACttctattatattctaaaatttactatggttatatttttaaaactaaagttCAAATAGTTTGAGAAAATTTATGACCTGATCCATCCATACTAttttggtattatatttattctatatacttagtataatttatttatttttatttttattttcagcatATAGCTAGAAAAGATGAAAGTATTGAAGctaatatgatacaatattcttgtcttgataaatatattgatgtaaTTGTTGCTGATTCAGCTTTACCATTTTGGCGCAATGATATAGAATTTGACTGTATCTTAGCAGAtcgtaatataaaatgcattaaaatagttaatgattaacaatagattaaaaataatacattttttttttgtctatagCTCCATATGGAATTAGAGAACCAACTGAACGAATAGGCTCTAAAGAATCTTTACCTATTCTTAAAAAGGAAGGATCTCCTGTACATTTCCCATCCAAAGTAGAAtatggattaaatgaaattatcaAAGATCTTATGTGGTTTTCTTCCAAACACCTTAAGTTACATGGAAGATTGTTATTTTGGGTACCTGTATTTCGACAAGATTACAATGATGCCCAAATGGCTAGGCatagttgttttaaattaataggaaACTGTGAACAGGTGTTGACCACATTCACAGCTAGGCGGCTTttgatttatgaaaaaattaaaacacctcaagtaaaataaagatactaaacagaaataaataaatactcattttatttttattccaggATAACGAGGAATGTAGTTCTGCAATACCATCTGCTAGTACTTttagagaaaaatatttcactcaTGGAGATGAACATCGTCTTACACGAAAGCAAAAAAAAGCAGAGGCTGCCAAGAATAAAGAAATTTGGtttgcaaaattaaataatgttaatgtgaaataagtttaaattgtaaattaaatgatcagtaaataaagaataatataaagataatactttttattagttattaatattttaaaacttaatttacaaCAATTGGCATTTGATCAAAAGATAttcaagtaattattaatataataggtatattattttgatcaaccagactatttttttttactgagaatttgaaaatattactattgttgtatatt includes the following:
- the LOC113553428 gene encoding tRNA (guanine(10)-N2)-methyltransferase homolog, with product MKRVQYLLWFAHEHVSFRLHEIESIASVLKIPIKWLEPPSDKPWYLVELPSEEAVQKLSARSVTMRRAIQLWADEPTVPRLHASLKEKCLNGLLEPYKSKSFKVDVDLFCNSQTQEEKLERIESFSYMPFQGHVDLKNPDVIFQFIEYYGLDPTIVPENPLRTFFGRVVSESGRPLIHELSLKKRKFIGNTSMDPQLSLLMANLGKVSNGDLVLDPFVGSGSLLVAAAKFGGHVIGTDIDFLMLHGRTRPTRKQTRHIARKDESIEANMIQYSCLDKYIDVIVADSALPFWRNDIEFDCILADPPYGIREPTERIGSKESLPILKKEGSPVHFPSKVEYGLNEIIKDLMWFSSKHLKLHGRLLFWVPVFRQDYNDAQMARHSCFKLIGNCEQVLTTFTARRLLIYEKIKTPQDNEECSSAIPSASTFREKYFTHGDEHRLTRKQKKAEAAKNKEIWFAKLNNVNVK